The nucleotide sequence attaacATACATGTGTTATTTGcttgcaaattaattaattaaactaaATCAATATACCTTACCGTTGTAAATATAGTTTGTTTCGTTTATTACATCTCTATTTAATATAGTTCAAGTCTTGACGCACTGGCAGGCAGACGGCCGGATATCGCTTGATCTTCTACTGAACCTGATCTGATACTGAACCGTTGGCCAATTTGACCTAGGTATGAAGGTATATATCTAAATACAAATTATGTACGAATGGTTCCCTATTTATTTTCGTATATTGGTATTTCGTATATCTCTCTCATCTAGTAAATTCAGATTCATGTTCTTTTTACTAAACAGACATTATATCTATTTATGGTATTCATTCCCACGCAGAATAATAATAGCTCAATATTTAAAGGCAACAAATAACTTCTTAGATATTTTTATTGTGATTTTATAATGTATAACCGAACTTTTTCGGTGGGAATGCTTTAATGAAAGCAAAACCGTATTACGATTACAACTTCCTCTAATGAATATAACACAGGTATTTTTTCCTTACTGGAAACACAAAAACACTCATGAATAGTAGGCATTTGATCGATATGCACAAGCAGAAAAATAGGACGTCTAACATATATCTATGTACACAAAAGATATACAGTGCATCTATTATATCTTGTATCTTGGACAATACAGGCTGCAAATTAGATAATAACATTAGACGACTTTGTCCCTTAATGCTACCGACACTCGACTTCAGTCGTtactgaaaatatttattttccataaACATATGCATAGTTGTTGtaatacatatttattaatgTGTAATTTACCAAATGAGTTTGCATGCGCACATATACACTGTAGAGAATTTTTCACGTTTCCCAAGGAAAGCTATGGGAGCCAGAGTCAAAACACTTTACTTAAATAGGAAGGTTTGCAAACCATCAAGCAGcatgccattttttttttttttttttttgacatcatacatatatatgttggatgtttttttatattggttaaattTAAACTTACATATCGAAGTTATATCTATGAACGATGAAGAAAAATAAATCTACAGGCATACAAAATTCTAAGTCCATTCGTCTATCAGTCGATCCACTTTTGTATTCCTCACAACATGGTCTTGCTTTTCATACATACTTAGTATCATATAATTTGAAGCTTTTGGGTGTGTGTGTCTTGAGTCACAGAATGCGATAGTCAATGGCCAATGACCAATGGAACTGGTAATTGATCTTTTAATCATCAACAATGGAATAAACAAGAGATATATAATCAAAGTCAGCTTCTCTGCCTGATGGCCTGCTTTGACTTTGAAGAGCTTGGTTTTGGCTAGTTTGTCGCCATGTTGAATTGGTGCTATTAGTTAAGTTAGAAGCGCTAGACTGGCCGCTAGCTAAATTATTTGCACTACTCTTTGAACCAGAACTATTCGCAGTACCTGCCCCATTTATGGAATTACCACTCGCTGTACAACTAACTACAGAACCTGTACTAGAGTTAGCAGTACCGCCAGAGGAATTTGAGACAGAGCCACTAGAACCAACCAGATTCGAATTTGCTACAGTGGTAAtcgtgttgttgctgctgctgcccccACCGGCGGCACTGTTGTTGCCGGTACTGTTGCCATTGTTGCCGCTGATGGCACCGCTCGCGCtgccgtttccgtttccgctacTGTTTCCGGACTGACAAGCTCCAGAGCCACTGTTTGCATTATTGGCTGAAGTGCCTACGCCTCCGACGTTCCCCCCACTAGTTCCACAAGAGCTTGTAGAGGAAGGAGTTTGTGGTAAGTGCTGCATAATGCTTTGCACCTCGGTCTCGCTGGGAGATTCAGCAAATATTGTGGTGTTGGCGAGGACACAGTTGTTTAACGCCATTTGCGCCTTGTTCGCCTCCTCACGAGTAGTATATTTACATAAGGCAATTCCTTGGTTCAAATACGGGTGAAAGCTGACAAGGGGCCCATGCTGCATACACAGTGTACGCAAAGTAGGACCATCAATCTGAAAAAAAGTAATGAcatgaaaatataataataatgataatgcAACTATCGAAGAATTCACTAcataatatacaatatatagaTTTTGAAATAAACACTACGGATTTAATAAATACATTGTTtctaaattttaattaatttatatttacttaAAGATTAGAAACATTTACTTCGACCTGTTACAcatttttcaacgaattttgTATACTCATCCACAAGTTTCGGGATAACATTGCTTTCTTTGCATAGTTTCTTACCATGTTGATAAGTATATAGGCACTCCATTGAAACAAATGTTTggctatatatgtataatttttttgactcacattatttttataaaacgAACTAAAGTTGAAGTTATAAGTAAAATAAGCTGCCAAGGGCTTTCTCTCGACTAAGGTGACAATGATTTTACAGTAGATGGATGAGAGATAACAATTTTATTAGATTTTTTTATCGTAGCTATAAAGGAAAGGGACCTTTAGTAAAGTGGGCATGTGTTAGGGAGGCATAATGTGGGCATTTGAGAGGTTGGTGTGCCTGGCGCTGGAGTTGAAGTTAGGATAATATACAAGTGGTGTTTTTGGACACTAATTTATAATGTTTCGTTGCCTACTATTGAGATATTGACATCCATAcatatgtttattatttggTCTATTGTTTTGAGATatttaatggttttttttaatgtttagAAAAAGGCTTCCTCTAAGGGTTGTGTAAAGGGTTGTGTGAGTTTGTTATAAAGTTTACTTGACTGGAGTTCATATTCCCTTGTCATAAAGTTTTTATTTGGAATCCATTTATTATGTTGCATGTTGGTGCTCATGATGTTGTTGTGATAGCAAAACTTTCAATATGAAGGATATAAATGGGAAACTGTTTGCTACCATCCATTAAAGTCGTCGATAACTTCCATTTAGTTTTTGATGCTTATTTAACAAAGACAAGATAAAGAAAGGTGTTGTGGGTTGAGTAGAGGGTTTGAATTTGTCGTTAAAGATAATGCGTCGGAACGATCTATAAATTTGGCTATATTGTTGCCTCTTAAGTTCGTCCTGGGGGAGCCCCACAATAGCTGTCAGCTATTAAAAGCAAGTTTGTTCGGGAAATATCGTTTAGCGGTTGTTTGATATCACTACTATGTCAGAGAATAAGAAATAGGCTTGTGCGCCAGGATGGCTGAGCCtactgctgcagctgcagtaGATTTTAAACTGACCGGTATGGGAAGGAATAATGTATGggataaattatttaaaaattataaattatatggatttaatgtattaattaaaattttaagtttaaagTTATTACTTTGTTTCttatatattcatattaaTACTAAAAAACTGTGTAAAATATAAAGAGTTGAATTTGTAGCACCGAATAGTCGAGTGCCTTTACTATATGATACCAGTTACTAAACATTTTTCCAATATTTTTCTGCTATATCGATAGAAACaataatataagaaaattTTAACGTATGACTAATTAAAATAGTTGTTGGACTAGCTAAGGGAACAACTTACAAATATACAACAATAGTAACTTTGTATGGTCAGCAAAGTTTACAATTTGAACATACCTGTGCTGTTAGATTTTTCAAAAGCAACCAACTGGAGCCCCAAGTAGTGTTACCACCTGTCCAATTAGTGTTTGTGGGTTGAACACTGCCACTTCGAGGCTGTAACCATCCATTCGCACCTCCGGTAATAGTTGTTGGCGTTGATGTATTACTATTTGCAGATTTATTTGAATTGGCAGTCAATCCTGGCGGGGGACCTCGAGACGATGATTTATTTAGCGGACTTGTCCAAAGCTCCGAAGTGGCGGTACATTGTTGACTATTGTCAGACCAACTGTGACTGTATTAAAATATTATCGATTCAGATATTTGTGATTTTATATTTAGACATTCGAACATTACCTCGGATAATTTTGGTTTGGATTAAAACTCCATGTAGACGACGATAAACTTAGTGGCGGTAAATCAGTCGGTGAGTTTTTACCGGTATTGGCAAATATGTCAGCATCTTTTGGCGTCGAATTAATAGACAATGGAGATCTAGCAACGCTTCCTGGTGTAATGCTGGGATCATCTTCTATGCTTTTGATCTGTGAACCCTTAAAATCAAACTTCTGCTTGGATATGTTTACATTTTATGTAAATTAACAGTTTTACCTTCCATGGCTTGCCTGGCTCAAACTCTTGGACCAGATCAGTGTAAGCAGTTGCTGCTGAAGTTGGCTGAGCAACTGACCAGTCTTTATTCTCGTTATCAGATGATGGATCAGGCCAACCGTCACCAATACTGCGTCCAGTTGACCATGTACTATAGAATTCGATGATCACATTAgatttatgttatgttatttAGCTTCATATTGGCTTAAAATAAAAGGCTTACAAGCTGTTTTACATTTTGGCACGATAAGTATTAAATATTCAACGGGCAAACTAGTTACTGAAACTAGATTTGCCACTGTGAAACAAAATATGTGGTCGGCACACTCGTTCGACAAGCTAGCCTTTTACTTTCTGCGTTTTTTCCTCATTTCACTGAACAAAATccttaaaaaattatttttcacaTTTCTTGCCCAGCACCACCGTTTTGCCGCGGGGTATACAATTATATACGGAACTGTCAGTTATCTTTTGGCTCGGTCTGTCTGCTTGATCTCTGGTTGACCGATCCAACtttcagatacccgttactcagctagtgtgaatgcgaacgagAAATTTCATAACTCTTCTGGGATaccgatagatattggggaataagatgagaaaatatttcaaaattgttcaaaagtgttggcgtggcagttttgggcggttttagcGCGTtagagtggacgtggcaataGTTAATATGGTGAGCTTACTAAATTAGTAATTTAGTAGTTTTTACAAGTAAATATAGGAATATAAAGTCCCACGAACTATATCattgttttgttaaattttttaaacCGCATAATTACAATAGCAACCTGTCATAAAGAAAAGCTTAGTATGCCTTTGAAAGTCTATGGTTGGCATCATTCCCAAAGTTAGAATATATCTTTTCAGATCTGTTTGGTAGGCGTATTAACTAAGAGAGTAAAGGTGAAGTTATCTAATTATTCTTACCTATCGTTTTGAAGACCCAATGAGCTTATGTTGCTTGTGTTGGCCGTCAAATTTTGTTTAGTTGCACCTGGGGCACGAGAAAATTCCGTACTGTCGGAGTTGATCTCCTTATCTAATACTGGAAGCTTCCACTGATTTAATCGGGATTGTTGATTGGACGCTCCTTGATATCCACTTGGCTGAAAGTGTTTTAGTGATTTGTTAAGACATCATATTCAAATTCGAAAGACACAGTAGCTCCAGAGACGTCATTAAGTCTAGACGGAACCATGTGCTGATTACTTACAAGCGGAAAAtctctttatatttttttttatttaaaccaGAGGTGCTCAAAGCATAGCAAACAtcaatatacaaataaaaacaaataattggAAGCTACCGTTTTCCTTATTTGAACATTTATAGATGATTAAAAAGGTTACAAAcctaaataataaaaattaagcgaAGAATTTATGTGTGACACTTGAAAGCAAATTGCTTCGCTAGCAGAAGCGACTTAAGAGATAAGTTATTAAAAGCGTTAAAAAATGTGGCAATAAAAGCTGGTACAAAAATGATCTAGTCTTCTAAATTTCCGATCCGGACAAGAAtaaatttcttttgtttttactaaatttaattgttattaattagtTTTATTGCCAATTTTTTAACTTGCTGAAAATAATGCGTAGACGGAAACCACTAAAAAAAGTAAGTCGATATGGGAAACAAGATTCCAGATTTACGACTTGAGATTTTTTTTACCTTATTAATATTGAGCTCAGAAAAATTGCCttgcaaattatttattgcatCGTGACCTCTTAAATAGTCGTTGCCTGAGTTACTTAGATGAACAGAAGaaagttgctgctgttggggctgttgttgttgtgaagTTGGTTGCATATTCTGCTGTTTTACGTACACAGCCTGTTGTGCATTTATCTGGTTCTGTAAATTCTGGATTTGCAGCTTGTATTTAGATATAGCTACATTCACTGCCATTGGATTTGCATTTCCCCCGCGGGCGAGGGATTGCTGCGCAGCCTGGAGATGCTGAAAGAACacattttaaattcaataacggctgatatttttcttttaaactagtgtaattgtttttaatgtaACCATGTGTTTGGGGATTTATTTGATTGCACTTCGCAATGTCTTTTACAAAACTTTTCTTTAGATtatcatcaaatttaaaaataataatgtctAATCAGATGAATCTTTGACGATGtcatttttaatataattatgtttaaCTATATTTACTACCCAAAAACATCACAAGAATGTCCCTgtgttataattattttaataaattacatTGGAGGGATCAAACAATTTTTGTTGATTACAATGCTTCAGGCACTGTATTCCGAAATCTGTGCATCGCAACCAACAAATACTTTTTGGGTCCCGTTAGGACAGTTTTTCATGTTACAGTTTTATTCCGGTCGAATATACTAGTTTTAATTCCGTAACATGAACTGccttttgattttgataattACCTTAATATTGCTAAGAAGTTGGTTTAAAAGATTAAGGGTTGTTTGAGTTAGCGGTTGAGTCAATATCTGACTAGATATAAAACCACTATGAATGGCCAACTGAATTTGCTGACCAAGCATTCGAATTTGCTGACCAGACGGTTGGTTGTTTGTATTTGCTGCTATATTTACAGAGGCTGCTCCTGCCACTGCTGCGTTAGATGTGTTCTGCCCAAATCCGACAGATACGGCTGAGGAATTACCAACTGCTTGCGGTCCAACAGCAACACCATGTTGGCCTTGatttaaatacttttgcaCCTGTAAAGCTGTCATGTTTGCATTGTTGTTACCACCTCCAGAACCAGCGGTACCTCCCATGTTATTCATAAGGTTATTCTGCAAAACAAAGAAAGGTTAAAATATCATCGGTCTTTAgatttaaaagtttttactCGAAGGTGCGGAACAGGCGAATAGTTCGACTATGAAATACCACACCTAGATTAAGAACgtaaaaaaattgaaatcgaTTGTTTTCAAAAGTTTTATTGTACGTTTTTTCGAGAGGATATGAATCTCGAAGTCCATATTCCAAGTAGTCTCAGTTTTTAGTTTGTACGGACGGTGGTGGAcgataaaaaataagaaatttattgttaaattaaatttcattttgacCGCTACGTTTttctttaattgttttttaaaaaatgtattaatcTTACTTAATTAAGCAATAGTTTTATTAAATATCCCTAATAACATCGTAAGCCAAAAATGTATAGTAAACAAAATGAAACTaagtaattttttttaatagggATTTTTGTATATCgtttattttccaaaaagagattttaaatatttttttcatacaattaaaaggaaaagtAAAAAAATTTCAAAGGGGAGAGAACGCTTTTGTGGGGCGGACGGACACGGATAGAAGGACTCGGACAGTGATAATGAATACACACACCACAGAGTCGCGGATCCTCTCACTGCCCCGCAACTTACTTTTCTAATAATCTACTATACCCTTTGACTATGCGAGTAAGaggtataaatataaattaataaatgtaaatgaatTACAAATACTATGCTTACAGCTTGATTCATACTCACGCTCGTAAGCGTTACTAGCACACGCACTTTCTAAATCTTCACGGTTATAAAAGGGGAATACATATTGTTTTAAAATGTCCAAGAGTCAAACGAGGCGAATACCGGAACTACGGTAAATAAAAGCCAAAGGACGAATTAATTTCTTAAATGTGGGTTTCTGAACCAACGATAAAACCAACATAACAATTCTCACAGCTGtcgcaacaaaaaaaaaaagaacaaacaaGAAACCTTTCAGTAGATTTGAttcacaaaatattttaaacaaactTTCCATATTATAGTCAAGTACATACAACTTTCTATTAAAATTACTGCCAAATGTGCCACCTGTTGGCAGGGACCGCCGTTAATTAAGAATTTGTGTGCCCACGAGAACGAGGGCGCGTTTTTAATACATAATTTATTGATaacatatatacattttcAGATATTGTTATCATTAGGCGAAAAAACTTCATTATGCTTAGTTCCACGATACTTACATGAGGAAAGGACATGGAAGGTTGTCCACTGTTGACCGGGTAACGGCCAGCAAATCCACCGCTGCTTGTTGAACTAGTGTGGTCGGCATAAGATCCAAGAGACTCATCATGTCGACGCCAACCATCCATTGATAAGGATGAGTTGGCACGGAGCATATCGGCTGCCTCTTCGATGTTCATATTGGCAATCACTAATGCCCGCTCTACATCTTCCTTTTTAAAGCCGTTCTCGACAAGGATCCTGTACTGCTTGCTTTGCTTAATGATCTCCGCGTTAATAACGTTCACCATTCCCACGTTAAGTCCCGCtagtttttgttgttgttgagaTTTTCCAATAATCCCCCCGTGCGTGTTCCACTCAGATCCTAGATCAACCCCATCCACCACGCCTGCAGCAGTGTTCCAACCTGATGAAGCACTATTAGCTGGCGGTTTGCTCTGCTTATTGCCCCAACTAACTCCAACAGGGGCCGGGTCGCTCCAAGAGTTTTGTGCTAAGGTTGAGTTGGACTTGTCATCAACCCAATTGTTGCTGGTTACACTGCCACCGCTGGGGGCGCCGACATTAACGCTATGAGTATCATCTCCCCAAGTAgtgacagcagcaacattatTTCTGCCGCCTACGTTGCCCGAATGCACCCACATAGCGCCGCCGTCTGGTTTGTGTTGTACGCCGCCCACAGATGGAATCCGAGCTTGAGGCCCAACTACACTGCTTATAGGATTACTTGGATTGGCTCCCACTGGAACATTGCTATTTCCAACGCCGGCTATTCCTATACCTCCCGTTTGGCTTTGGCCACGCATGAGATGACTACTACGACCAATCGAATCAGTCATGTCTTTCCAGTGACCGCTTGCAGCGGGAACACGAGTTTGCTGACCCCACAACGATGTACCATCATCGTAATTAGGAATACTGCGACGCTGAGGCGGTGGCGATGGTTCTTCCCATCCACTTATCTGTTTCGACATGTCTTTGGGACCACTTACACCAACGCTTACCGGTTGAGCAGGCCCCCACTGTGTTGGCATATTGGCCGATACTGTACCAGGACCGGGGCCTCCAGGACCGATGCCCGAGCCAGATGTTCCGACATTGGTACTGGCAGTTGCTACATTTTGACCAACCATTTTGTTGATACCTTGCAACTGGTTATGGGACATTTGTGGATGATGGCCCCACATTTCAGAGGTCCCATTAAGACGACCAGATATTCCACGGGGATCTCCTCGAATAGGGTCACGCGGATCGATCATGCGAATGTCTCGTGGATCGCTCGAAGTTGCTCCAGAACCGTTACCGCCGCGATGTTCAACATTTCGAATATCCATTGAGCCACCGACTCCCAAAGGGCGTATTTCACGAGGGTCTCCCCAACCGTTACCAGCATTGCTGGAGTTTCCGCTACTACCTGTTGCGACTCCAGACGTTCCAGTTATATTGCTTGACCCGTTACCTCCTAAAATAACAATAGAAATATTTAGAATAGGTAATTCCCCAGATAAGGCTCCAACTTCAATTATTCATGTATTGTTAGTAAAATTTTGGGGGAAAAGCTAGAGCCTTAAACTTATAGTTTGCGCTTTACTTAATTAATTCTCTTAGATATTAGGCCTACCAGTTGATCCAAGTCCGACGCCAACGACCCCTTGTCCCCACTGAGGTCCGCCAGACGAAACGACACCGCCTGGACCGACATTAACTCCGGCTTGGTTTACTCCCACTGCAGCTCCGGATCCCGTGTTGCTAACAGATCCTCCAGTCCACACACTACTACTATCGGCGCCATCGTCGTCCTCACCCCATGTTCCGCCTAGGTTGGAGGATGGTGTATGACCCCACGACGGCTTTGGAACTTGCTGTGCGGTCGGCTGACCTCCGTTTCTCAAATTGGACTCCCATAGATCAGTACCATTGTTAATGCTTGGCTTCCACATTGGAGGACCGGGTGCATCTTTATTGGCTGGTTCTGGCGAACTGGGAACTTCCCAATTAGTATCCTGGTTAACATGCTGACAGCCCCAGCCATCTTGGGAAAAAAGGGCTTCACGCATAGTGCTCAAGTGTTCTAACTGATTGTCAGCTTCAAAAGTAGCATTCCTTACTATTCCAACATCCACTTGATCTTTAACTTCATTATCATAAGCATTTATGGCAATTTTTaagaattatttaatttaatcgaAAATAATTGACCTAATCTGAATCCTTGTTCGTTCCGTGTTCTGTATAAATATAGaaaacatttattattattatattacaaAATATGAATTCTAAATTAAATTGCTGTCAGTTATATTTAAAGTAAATATGTACACAGGATAAATAAACTTGATCACAGTGATACGTTAATGATTTATACACATTATTCGTAGAGTAAAATGGTATACCAGATCCGTTCAAAAGTATGTTACAGGTAAAGGCAGCGTTTCCGACATGCCGGGATATATAGAAGCTAGACAGTTGAAAATAGGCGTGCAGATTCTAGTGACGCCTACGTTGtgcacgtttttttttctattgtTGGTTTTTactaataaaattttaaatttttgataATCTTTTCATTggccaaatgaaattaataaaaaagaaatcaataTCTTCTTTACAGACTTTTAACTGATGTTATGGTATTCTGAAGGagaaatcataaaaaattaaCCATTATAATCGTTTTAAAAAGTCTGAAGACATACATATGAGTATATAGTGGCAGTAATTTGACAGGAGTTACACATATATACttagtatgtacatataaaattataaaactgaAATATGCATCGCGATCGCTGCCCTACCAGGCCTGCTGCCCAACCGGCAGTATCCCCACACGCACATCAACGACAAATTCACGTGTGAAAAACGAATGCatgccaaaaaaataaaaattaaattcacaGCACTGTAATGgtgtataaatatacatatgcatatgtatacAAGTAAAACGAATTTGTCAACTCTAGGCAGGCAGCCATCATTGACGGAAGCACCTTATTTTATGTCTACCTTTCCTAATTTCGCACTTGCAATTAGGCTCAAACAAACATAGAATTTGAAGTGTATTTACACAACCAGTATTTATGCCAATACTTAAAAGACTAATTCGatagatatataaatatatatacatatgaataCATTTTCAGTACGCTAGTGCATATGTGGAGAAGTCATTGTACAATACTTAGTATATTCGCGTGTCTTTTTTGTACCCTATGTGTAGAAAATACAAGCGAAAAGCTGAGAACATCACAAACTGGAGATCTAACTAACCTACCAAACagaaattagaaattaatATCTATTGCCAGCAGCTGCGTTTATTGTAAAATTAAACACTTGTGTATACGCCAATAGTTCACCGAATATTCGCAACAATTTTTGCCTTTACCGAACGAGAAGTTAATTTTCtctatatatgtaaatatatatagatatatgtgTATTTTTGTGTATGTATGCATGCCAAGCCACTTTGACGATTCCACaaagtgtgtatgtgtgtaaaACATACACACATTCTACAATCAATTAtagtttttcatatttcaCAAAATAAACTGGGATTAATAACAATCTTGGATGCGACAACTGACTAGTCTCACAATAATTATATTTCGATGTAATTGAATATAAATTTCTGCGCACGTTCGACGATGGGGACGGCAGTTACTAGTGTATTAAATAAACCCATACAGATATTCTTGCTTGCAATATTGCCACCTAGTCAAAATTTTAAGACGGAGTGGAAAGGTTTGTGGAGTATAAAGACTAATGCATATAtaatgtttagtttatttttaatttaactaTGACTTAATTTTAACAGTTGCTGTGAAAAACCTCAAGGCAAATGCAACACATTTATGTTCCCAAATGCTTTGTCATTATGTAAAAGATTTAAAGCGTGGCAACTCTTGACTGGAACATATGTACGTTTTCCAATGCACGATACACAAGCGAACAGAATTTATTCTGCACTGATACACACATGCGTATGTCCGAAACTAATCGCTTGGGTTTTTGCGACCATTTAGGTTATGCACACTTAGGTTATGTCAGAAAGTTTCGCTTTTGATCGTATTGAGTCCGCATTCaacattattattttacaaCATTGTACATTATTTTACTTCAATTGAGCTACATTATAATACCAACGCATATGATTATACTTCGTACATTCTATCCGTGATGGGCTGTTggaaatctttttttttaatgacaaAGCGCTTGTTTTCGGATGAGTACGCACACAAAAACATTCACTACTCGTGCTAATTCATTTTAACACACacgatttaaataaaaagtaaca is from Drosophila mauritiana strain mau12 chromosome 4, ASM438214v1, whole genome shotgun sequence and encodes:
- the LOC117146307 gene encoding protein Gawky isoform X1, which codes for MREALFSQDGWGCQHVNQDTNWEVPSSPEPANKDAPGPPMWKPSINNGTDLWESNLRNGGQPTAQQVPKPSWGHTPSSNLGGTWGEDDDGADSSSVWTGGSVSNTGSGAAVGVNQAGVNVGPGGVVSSGGPQWGQGVVGVGLGSTGGNGSSNITGTSGVATGSSGNSSNAGNGWGDPREIRPLGVGGSMDIRNVEHRGGNGSGATSSDPRDIRMIDPRDPIRGDPRGISGRLNGTSEMWGHHPQMSHNQLQGINKMVGQNVATASTNVGTSGSGIGPGGPGPGTVSANMPTQWGPAQPVSVGVSGPKDMSKQISGWEEPSPPPQRRSIPNYDDGTSLWGQQTRVPAASGHWKDMTDSIGRSSHLMRGQSQTGGIGIAGVGNSNVPVGANPSNPISSVVGPQARIPSVGGVQHKPDGGAMWVHSGNVGGRNNVAAVTTWGDDTHSVNVGAPSGGSVTSNNWVDDKSNSTLAQNSWSDPAPVGVSWGNKQSKPPANSASSGWNTAAGVVDGVDLGSEWNTHGGIIGKSQQQQKLAGLNVGMVNVINAEIIKQSKQYRILVENGFKKEDVERALVIANMNIEEAADMLRANSSLSMDGWRRHDESLGSYADHTSSTSSGGFAGRYPVNSGQPSMSFPHNNLMNNMGGTAGSGGGNNNANMTALQVQKYLNQGQHGVAVGPQAVGNSSAVSVGFGQNTSNAAVAGAASVNIAANTNNQPSGQQIRMLGQQIQLAIHSGFISSQILTQPLTQTTLNLLNQLLSNIKHLQAAQQSLARGGNANPMAVNVAISKYKLQIQNLQNQINAQQAVYVKQQNMQPTSQQQQPQQQQLSSVHLSNSGNDYLRGHDAINNLQGNFSELNINKPSGYQGASNQQSRLNQWKLPVLDKEINSDSTEFSRAPGATKQNLTANTSNISSLGLQNDSTWSTGRSIGDGWPDPSSDNENKDWSVAQPTSAATAYTDLVQEFEPGKPWKGSQIKSIEDDPSITPGSVARSPLSINSTPKDADIFANTGKNSPTDLPPLSLSSSTWSFNPNQNYPSHSWSDNSQQCTATSELWTSPLNKSSSRGPPPGLTANSNKSANSNTSTPTTITGGANGWLQPRSGSVQPTNTNWTGGNTTWGSSWLLLKNLTAQIDGPTLRTLCMQHGPLVSFHPYLNQGIALCKYTTREEANKAQMALNNCVLANTTIFAESPSETEVQSIMQHLPQTPSSTSSCGTSGGNVGGVGTSANNANSGSGACQSGNSSGNGNGSASGAISGNNGNSTGNNSAAGGGSSSNNTITTVANSNLVGSSGSVSNSSGGTANSSTGSVVSCTASGNSINGAGTANSSGSKSSANNLASGQSSASNLTNSTNSTWRQTSQNQALQSQSRPSGREADFDYISLVYSIVDD
- the LOC117146307 gene encoding protein Gawky isoform X2, whose amino-acid sequence is MREALFSQDGWGCQHVNQDTNWEVPSSPEPANKDAPGPPMWKPSINNGTDLWESNLRNGGQPTAQQVPKPSWGHTPSSNLGGTWGEDDDGADSSSVWTGGSVSNTGSGAAVGVNQAGVNVGPGGVVSSGGPQWGQGVVGVGLGSTGGNGSSNITGTSGVATGSSGNSSNAGNGWGDPREIRPLGVGGSMDIRNVEHRGGNGSGATSSDPRDIRMIDPRDPIRGDPRGISGRLNGTSEMWGHHPQMSHNQLQGINKMVGQNVATASTNVGTSGSGIGPGGPGPGTVSANMPTQWGPAQPVSVGVSGPKDMSKQISGWEEPSPPPQRRSIPNYDDGTSLWGQQTRVPAASGHWKDMTDSIGRSSHLMRGQSQTGGIGIAGVGNSNVPVGANPSNPISSVVGPQARIPSVGGVQHKPDGGAMWVHSGNVGGRNNVAAVTTWGDDTHSVNVGAPSGGSVTSNNWVDDKSNSTLAQNSWSDPAPVGVSWGNKQSKPPANSASSGWNTAAGVVDGVDLGSEWNTHGGIIGKSQQQQKLAGLNVGMVNVINAEIIKQSKQYRILVENGFKKEDVERALVIANMNIEEAADMLRANSSLSMDGWRRHDESLGSYADHTSSTSSGGFAGRYPVNSGQPSMSFPHNNLMNNMGGTAGSGGGNNNANMTALQVQKYLNQGQHGVAVGPQAVGNSSAVSVGFGQNTSNAAVAGAASVNIAANTNNQPSGQQIRMLGQQIQLAIHSGFISSQILTQPLTQTTLNLLNQLLSNIKHLQAAQQSLARGGNANPMAVNVAISKYKLQIQNLQNQINAQQAVYVKQQNMQPTSQQQQPQQQQLSSVHLSNSGNDYLRGHDAINNLQGNFSELNINKPSGYQGASNQQSRLNQWKLPVLDKEINSDSTEFSRAPGATKQNLTANTSNISSLGLQNDSTWSTGRSIGDGWPDPSSDNENKDWSVAQPTSAATAYTDLVQEFEPGKPWKIKSIEDDPSITPGSVARSPLSINSTPKDADIFANTGKNSPTDLPPLSLSSSTWSFNPNQNYPSHSWSDNSQQCTATSELWTSPLNKSSSRGPPPGLTANSNKSANSNTSTPTTITGGANGWLQPRSGSVQPTNTNWTGGNTTWGSSWLLLKNLTAQIDGPTLRTLCMQHGPLVSFHPYLNQGIALCKYTTREEANKAQMALNNCVLANTTIFAESPSETEVQSIMQHLPQTPSSTSSCGTSGGNVGGVGTSANNANSGSGACQSGNSSGNGNGSASGAISGNNGNSTGNNSAAGGGSSSNNTITTVANSNLVGSSGSVSNSSGGTANSSTGSVVSCTASGNSINGAGTANSSGSKSSANNLASGQSSASNLTNSTNSTWRQTSQNQALQSQSRPSGREADFDYISLVYSIVDD